Proteins encoded within one genomic window of Pseudomonas cannabina:
- a CDS encoding conjugal transfer protein TraG N-terminal domain-containing protein has product MMLHTNDYLEYYLTLVGWIINSGVWNMIEDSGLVAAPFAAIIISEWLKARAEGADEGNKGVLSLARVENRFYTAILVIIFCCMPLVTVSIDTLQFDRSRSEQCQYSVPNPTDTGWNTSFSTLNGKSAVVPVWWLFVHAMSKAATAASIAAIPCGVDLQQVRMDVNRARINDPLLAQEVADFTNDCYALARSRLFMTQPTLTKEQLNDVNWIGSRFFLQTPGYYDDGFSGFRSHSPRTRWPYDATRDAGLPQTTGGGGFPTCTQWWSAASIGLRARLLEQVSPDLLSKLAQWAKFMTPNEVNDSVIRDLVSPRKQKLTQGQVYTDYGGQVGGSVANDVTRLTATVGQAAGALMMYPAMDSVRQAAPMAMAFLKMALIICIPFVLVVGMFDLKVVMTITFAAFALIFVDFWFQLARWVDSTILDALYGNGIGSNVPHSNFDPVFGASNAQGDLLLDFVIGAMFIVLPSFWVLALGWGGATIGGLMQGLTDGTRDAKSAGGGANIIMSEVKGNMKK; this is encoded by the coding sequence ATGATGTTACACACCAATGATTATCTGGAATACTACCTCACGCTGGTCGGCTGGATCATCAACAGCGGCGTCTGGAACATGATTGAGGACAGCGGCTTGGTGGCCGCGCCGTTTGCCGCCATCATCATCAGCGAATGGCTCAAGGCACGTGCCGAGGGGGCCGACGAAGGCAACAAAGGGGTGCTCTCACTGGCCCGAGTCGAGAACCGCTTCTACACCGCGATTCTGGTCATCATTTTTTGCTGCATGCCTCTGGTGACGGTCAGCATCGACACGTTGCAGTTTGATCGAAGCCGCTCGGAGCAGTGTCAGTATTCGGTACCCAACCCGACCGATACGGGTTGGAATACCTCATTCAGTACGTTGAATGGAAAAAGCGCCGTTGTTCCTGTGTGGTGGCTATTCGTGCATGCGATGTCAAAAGCCGCAACCGCAGCCTCCATCGCGGCGATCCCTTGTGGTGTAGACCTGCAACAAGTTCGAATGGATGTGAATAGAGCGCGTATCAACGACCCACTACTGGCACAGGAAGTCGCCGACTTTACCAACGACTGCTACGCACTGGCACGGTCGCGACTATTCATGACTCAACCAACGCTCACCAAAGAGCAATTGAACGACGTCAACTGGATCGGCTCGCGGTTCTTCCTGCAGACGCCAGGCTATTATGATGATGGTTTCTCTGGGTTCAGGTCACACAGTCCTCGGACCAGATGGCCCTACGACGCAACAAGAGATGCGGGCCTGCCACAAACAACTGGTGGTGGGGGATTTCCTACGTGCACTCAATGGTGGTCGGCCGCAAGCATCGGCCTAAGAGCCAGACTGCTGGAACAGGTCAGTCCAGATCTGCTGAGCAAGCTCGCTCAGTGGGCAAAATTCATGACCCCGAATGAGGTGAACGACTCGGTCATTCGCGATCTGGTCTCCCCAAGGAAACAGAAACTGACGCAGGGACAGGTGTATACCGACTACGGCGGCCAAGTGGGTGGCTCAGTGGCTAACGATGTGACGCGCTTGACTGCTACCGTCGGTCAGGCTGCTGGGGCTCTCATGATGTACCCCGCCATGGACAGCGTTCGGCAGGCTGCACCAATGGCAATGGCCTTCCTAAAGATGGCCCTGATCATCTGCATCCCGTTTGTGCTAGTCGTAGGAATGTTTGATCTGAAGGTCGTTATGACGATCACTTTTGCTGCGTTCGCATTGATCTTTGTCGACTTCTGGTTCCAACTGGCACGCTGGGTCGACAGCACGATTTTAGATGCACTTTACGGTAACGGGATAGGAAGCAATGTTCCCCACTCCAATTTTGACCCCGTGTTTGGAGCCAGCAATGCTCAAGGAGACTTGCTGCTAGACTTCGTAATTGGCGCGATGTTCATTGTGCTACCAAGTTTCTGGGTGCTCGCCTTGGGATGGGGCGGCGCAACGATTGGCGGTTTAATGCAAGGATTGACTGACGGTACGAGAGATGCCAAATCAGCGGGAGGAGGCGCAAATATAATCATGTCAGAGGTAAAAGGAAACATGAAAAAATAG
- a CDS encoding integrating conjugative element protein — protein sequence MRRAAAMLTITFMSALTVHSALAETPGISASSSGSVIGDDVLYSVGGGNAVTMGSAGNMDSISIGGGWNSNLVCGNMSLNNTLENQLNGATSGFQTIMGSMIYNATSAVASLPGLIIQRANPALYNLLTNGILQGRLDFDRSKGTCRAIADKMLDVAGGQMGWDKIAEGQAMSQAVKTGNTDAVSAVAQVEKQGGNDGITWVGGSKAGGSSQQPIKVVGDVTRAGYNLLNGRNAADTASISPSSCNNGMVCSTWSSPQEATTFANRVLGEQQQRTCEGCTKTTSTAGVGLTPLIQESYDSKLKALQELISGNKSLTQENLSQASSSSLPVTRGVVEALRSEHDQDILAKRLASELALSDVLGKALLLQRTMFTGSKEPNIAANDVAQQAVSQQNNNLQQEIDNLKTELDMRRNLASNSPTAILQRAQIRRDGSKGIFQGDPTPDRLDQLQSPKKED from the coding sequence ATGCGCCGCGCCGCCGCCATGTTGACTATCACATTTATGAGCGCCCTAACGGTCCACAGCGCCCTTGCCGAGACGCCAGGGATCAGTGCCAGCTCGTCCGGCAGCGTCATCGGTGACGATGTGTTGTACAGCGTCGGTGGCGGCAACGCCGTGACCATGGGAAGCGCCGGGAACATGGACAGCATCAGCATTGGCGGTGGCTGGAACAGCAACCTGGTCTGCGGAAACATGAGCCTGAACAATACACTGGAGAATCAGTTGAACGGTGCCACTTCCGGCTTTCAGACGATCATGGGCTCGATGATCTACAACGCCACCAGCGCAGTGGCCTCATTGCCAGGGCTGATTATCCAGCGCGCCAATCCAGCGCTTTACAACCTGCTCACCAACGGCATCCTGCAAGGCCGTCTTGATTTCGACCGCTCCAAAGGCACGTGCCGCGCCATAGCGGACAAGATGCTCGATGTCGCGGGCGGACAAATGGGCTGGGACAAGATCGCCGAAGGCCAGGCCATGAGTCAGGCAGTGAAAACCGGAAACACAGACGCGGTCTCAGCCGTTGCTCAGGTCGAAAAGCAAGGTGGGAATGACGGTATCACCTGGGTGGGTGGAAGCAAGGCCGGCGGATCGAGCCAACAGCCGATCAAGGTCGTAGGCGATGTCACGCGGGCAGGATACAACCTGCTGAATGGACGTAATGCCGCTGATACAGCCTCTATCAGCCCATCGAGCTGCAACAACGGCATGGTGTGCTCCACTTGGTCTTCGCCGCAGGAAGCAACCACATTCGCCAACCGTGTTCTGGGAGAGCAGCAACAACGCACGTGTGAGGGTTGCACCAAAACCACCTCTACTGCTGGCGTTGGGCTCACGCCCCTCATTCAAGAGTCCTACGACTCAAAACTCAAGGCGCTGCAGGAGCTCATTTCAGGCAACAAATCCCTCACGCAGGAGAACCTGTCGCAAGCCAGCAGTAGCTCTCTGCCTGTGACGCGCGGCGTGGTCGAGGCCCTGCGCTCCGAACACGACCAGGACATATTGGCCAAACGCCTTGCTTCAGAGCTCGCTTTATCGGATGTGCTGGGTAAAGCGTTGCTGCTTCAACGCACGATGTTTACCGGGAGCAAGGAACCGAACATCGCCGCCAATGATGTGGCCCAGCAGGCGGTCAGTCAGCAGAACAACAACCTGCAACAGGAAATTGACAACCTGAAGACCGAGCTGGACATGCGGCGCAATCTGGCCAGCAACTCTCCGACCGCCATTCTGCAACGGGCTCAAATCAGGAGGGACGGTTCAAAAGGCATCTTCCAAGGCGACCCGACGCCTGATCGTCTTGACCAATTGCAAAGCCCCAAGAAGGAGGACTGA
- a CDS encoding TIGR03756 family integrating conjugative element protein, with protein sequence MNLRKPSAWATLALSISTWPAAATVTSATLAASTLSPDCLEYKVVGICYWLLCTPFGCKVKTSTKVRHFVPDAVVSSYSNTGENPWMEVSSLSSSTSFAQDGGDGTTNHNNEDSLAKFKNADVIGHPGGATFSQFASASGYACPGAATPYMPYLLSTLDTVAWRHGVPESVYPEALIPGRREVGGLFSGDMWGSVYPRSGFIHQADDYKAAAVIAQRAGDVVTRIGQVHVYLPLRALPMPGYWPAGELIEGVAATGKWQELTPALSPSCAVFPNFGPGMQATDGSYAWALWRPYSCCKRQGQTFLGSTDFQ encoded by the coding sequence ATGAACCTACGCAAGCCTTCGGCGTGGGCGACATTGGCGCTGTCGATCTCAACCTGGCCAGCCGCCGCTACAGTGACATCGGCCACCCTCGCCGCCTCAACCCTGTCGCCCGACTGCCTGGAATACAAGGTGGTCGGAATCTGCTACTGGCTGCTTTGCACCCCGTTTGGCTGCAAGGTGAAGACATCGACCAAGGTTCGTCACTTCGTTCCAGACGCCGTGGTATCAAGCTACTCGAATACCGGTGAAAACCCGTGGATGGAGGTCTCTTCGTTGAGCTCATCAACTTCATTCGCCCAGGATGGCGGCGACGGGACCACCAATCACAACAACGAAGACAGCCTGGCTAAATTCAAAAATGCTGACGTTATCGGACATCCAGGAGGAGCAACGTTCAGCCAGTTTGCGAGTGCTTCTGGCTACGCCTGCCCAGGTGCTGCTACTCCATACATGCCTTACCTCTTGAGCACACTGGATACGGTTGCCTGGCGCCACGGCGTTCCTGAATCGGTGTACCCGGAGGCGCTCATCCCTGGCCGCAGAGAAGTGGGCGGCCTTTTCTCTGGAGACATGTGGGGAAGCGTCTACCCCCGCAGCGGCTTTATCCATCAAGCCGACGATTACAAGGCAGCTGCGGTCATTGCTCAACGTGCCGGCGATGTGGTCACCAGAATTGGACAAGTCCATGTCTACCTACCTCTACGCGCACTACCGATGCCAGGTTATTGGCCTGCAGGAGAACTGATTGAGGGCGTTGCTGCCACGGGTAAGTGGCAAGAGCTCACTCCTGCTCTCAGTCCGAGCTGCGCTGTATTTCCTAACTTTGGCCCGGGCATGCAAGCCACAGACGGTTCATACGCCTGGGCGCTATGGCGACCCTATTCCTGCTGCAAGCGGCAAGGACAAACCTTTCTTGGCAGTACGGACTTTCAATGA
- a CDS encoding TIGR03757 family integrating conjugative element protein: protein MLPSRTYCFRSKRSLLGLVMAAQITLAHAETWVITDRNHPVQTSAHVRLILLDEQERLETKLSEGLPANQQQAITIMQQRLKSADAQRLQRDLALAQQNLVDAWSIGVTKVPAVVVDRTFVVYGETNVLAAEHRIAQWRAAHHQDEAGQGDIP from the coding sequence ATGCTTCCCTCCAGAACCTATTGCTTCAGATCCAAACGTAGCCTTCTGGGCTTGGTCATGGCCGCCCAGATCACCCTCGCACACGCGGAGACGTGGGTCATTACGGACCGTAACCATCCCGTTCAGACATCGGCACATGTCCGGCTGATTCTCCTGGACGAGCAAGAGCGGCTTGAGACCAAGCTTTCGGAAGGGCTACCAGCGAATCAGCAACAAGCCATCACCATCATGCAGCAGCGCCTCAAGAGCGCCGATGCGCAGCGCTTGCAACGCGACCTGGCCTTAGCTCAACAAAACCTCGTAGACGCCTGGAGCATCGGGGTCACGAAGGTGCCTGCTGTGGTGGTCGACCGCACGTTTGTTGTGTATGGCGAAACCAATGTCCTGGCGGCGGAACATCGCATTGCCCAGTGGCGTGCTGCCCACCATCAAGATGAAGCTGGCCAGGGAGATATACCGTGA
- a CDS encoding YagU family protein, producing the protein MKTREYYVAAAAGLIGGNVSSFVKWGTEIPFPPRTPDRPIPPLEMLDSLGINANQLTYVYSEHMVNYGSALIHQSFSIFFAIFYCLTALRYPRIAVWQGFGFGMLVTLAFHGVLLPMFHWAPPLWELPPAEWASETFGHLLWIWVIEVIRRDLQQRWSPGPG; encoded by the coding sequence TTGAAAACTCGTGAATATTATGTCGCGGCAGCGGCCGGTTTAATTGGAGGTAACGTTTCTAGCTTTGTCAAGTGGGGGACGGAAATCCCATTTCCGCCTCGCACACCAGATCGTCCAATCCCGCCTTTAGAGATGCTTGATTCGCTCGGTATCAACGCTAATCAGCTTACCTACGTGTACTCCGAGCACATGGTGAATTATGGCAGTGCCTTGATTCACCAAAGCTTTTCCATTTTTTTCGCCATTTTCTATTGCCTGACTGCGCTTAGGTATCCGCGTATTGCCGTTTGGCAAGGTTTTGGCTTTGGCATGCTTGTCACCCTGGCTTTTCACGGGGTACTTTTACCGATGTTTCACTGGGCTCCTCCGCTCTGGGAGCTTCCTCCAGCGGAATGGGCATCTGAAACCTTTGGACACTTGCTATGGATATGGGTGATCGAAGTCATACGTCGCGATCTGCAGCAACGTTGGTCGCCCGGCCCTGGTTAG
- a CDS encoding IS5-like element ISPsy19 family transposase, which yields MPKTGRPRSIAAEHYPVLVKLAHAQPYSSQAELALVFFAETGITAHPGTFAKALKMAGITRVKQRAKGSFQSPEPNKAYGYNETHRRQLPEQLYPSCLTDTEWALVADLFESQGGRGVPPLHSRRTLLEACCYVVRTGCSWRMLPRDFPHWDNVYKTFRRWSAQGKFEQMHDRLRAQWREREERADSPSAAILDSQSTRSSPQGGDSGYDAGKKVKGRKRSLIVDTLGLLLAVSISAASVQDRDAADDAVAYSKEKYPSLSTLFVDSAYAGKWAQRTHQLHAIDVQVIRGPNNRRTGQWHSEQGDLFSVEPVQTGFVVMPKRWVVERTHAWNERARRLIMHHDRLFAVSEAWVWLAEARILARRLTT from the coding sequence ATGCCTAAAACCGGACGTCCTCGCTCGATTGCCGCCGAGCACTATCCCGTGCTGGTGAAACTCGCTCATGCACAGCCCTATTCCAGCCAAGCCGAATTGGCGCTCGTATTCTTCGCCGAAACCGGTATCACTGCGCATCCCGGCACCTTTGCAAAAGCGTTGAAAATGGCAGGGATTACGCGTGTAAAGCAGCGGGCCAAGGGAAGTTTTCAGTCACCTGAACCTAATAAAGCCTATGGCTACAATGAAACCCACCGCCGCCAACTGCCGGAGCAGCTATATCCGAGTTGCTTGACAGATACCGAGTGGGCACTGGTCGCCGACCTGTTTGAAAGCCAGGGCGGACGAGGAGTGCCACCGCTTCACTCTCGGCGCACGTTGCTGGAAGCCTGTTGCTATGTCGTACGCACGGGGTGCTCATGGCGAATGCTACCCCGCGATTTTCCTCATTGGGACAATGTCTACAAAACGTTCCGCCGGTGGAGCGCTCAAGGCAAGTTCGAGCAAATGCATGATCGCTTGCGAGCTCAATGGCGTGAGCGGGAAGAACGCGCTGACAGCCCGTCAGCAGCGATCCTGGATTCACAGTCGACCCGCAGTTCTCCTCAAGGCGGTGACAGCGGCTACGACGCAGGCAAAAAAGTGAAGGGGCGTAAACGAAGTCTGATTGTCGATACATTGGGCCTGCTGCTGGCTGTCAGTATCAGTGCTGCAAGCGTGCAGGATCGTGACGCGGCGGATGATGCGGTGGCGTACTCGAAGGAAAAATATCCGTCACTGAGCACGCTTTTTGTTGATAGTGCGTACGCAGGAAAATGGGCACAGCGCACCCATCAACTGCACGCTATCGATGTTCAAGTGATCCGTGGCCCGAATAACAGAAGAACAGGGCAATGGCACTCTGAACAAGGCGATCTATTTTCCGTGGAGCCTGTTCAGACTGGATTTGTGGTCATGCCCAAGCGATGGGTAGTGGAGCGAACTCATGCCTGGAATGAGAGAGCTCGGCGACTGATCATGCATCATGATCGCCTTTTTGCGGTAAGCGAGGCATGGGTTTGGTTGGCCGAGGCTCGAATACTCGCGCGCCGACTCACTACATGA
- the xopAG gene encoding XopAG/AvrGf1 family type III secretion system effector, protein MQIRNSHLYSASRLVQNTFNASSTKEAANTIAKNNESAALSATQTARTHEGDSKGKSSNGSQSHLRSMRYAAYLAGSAYLYDKTVNDFFLSTTSLNDGKQGFTSDARLQKAEKKAEANYHAYHNRANFGGVAPTRSSLLPKLCGENLFVTMLDFRAATKVHMKNLIDTKEAHDSIANNISCIMGERVKPELLKKHGIVQTPPDFDITKGASYDCKNKYSLSGVPNQETGSYGYASRSVSNPFIEKGENHHARAINSERALTPRNCVDALQPLLQKSEGLSPEAQFRAGQALLILRPLYCSSENWGDAHKVLMPFLEKKGLVSSQENQKLGATRPFTQTDMEKGIARRNTSLAGPTLNKLNIFLQKSIYKKDEKAISDLTAKKLGEMKYIPIAHFKMNEDVSSFEDSSGLADSFTGYNVSAYINHARLLSGEDRLSKKDVIAIVGCLNAIYDNASSERHTLREIAHGCFVGAGYTVEDAEDFYNDACKAAATEFYGGRAINVQSQLYSSSVDKPDS, encoded by the coding sequence ATGCAAATAAGGAACAGTCATCTCTACTCAGCCTCAAGACTGGTGCAGAATACCTTTAATGCCTCGTCTACGAAAGAAGCGGCTAATACAATAGCAAAAAATAATGAGTCCGCTGCGCTGAGCGCAACTCAAACCGCACGGACACACGAGGGAGATTCGAAAGGCAAATCTAGTAATGGCTCTCAATCACACCTCCGAAGTATGAGGTACGCTGCTTATCTTGCGGGCAGCGCCTACCTCTACGACAAAACAGTCAATGATTTTTTTCTTTCTACCACTTCCTTAAATGACGGCAAACAAGGCTTTACCAGCGACGCCCGCCTGCAGAAGGCAGAGAAAAAGGCAGAAGCTAATTATCATGCCTACCATAATCGTGCCAATTTTGGAGGTGTTGCGCCGACGCGTTCTTCATTATTGCCAAAATTGTGTGGGGAAAATCTTTTCGTTACGATGTTGGATTTTCGCGCCGCTACAAAAGTGCACATGAAGAACTTAATCGACACCAAGGAAGCGCATGATTCCATAGCTAATAATATTTCTTGCATCATGGGTGAGCGTGTCAAGCCTGAGTTGTTGAAAAAACACGGTATTGTCCAAACTCCGCCAGATTTCGATATAACCAAGGGCGCGTCTTATGATTGCAAAAATAAGTATTCTTTGTCCGGCGTTCCAAATCAAGAGACAGGGTCTTACGGCTATGCATCACGATCTGTCTCTAATCCTTTTATTGAAAAAGGCGAGAACCATCATGCCCGAGCAATCAACAGTGAGCGGGCATTGACGCCAAGGAATTGTGTCGATGCATTGCAGCCGCTCCTACAGAAAAGTGAGGGCCTAAGTCCTGAAGCCCAATTCCGTGCAGGTCAAGCTCTGCTGATACTCAGGCCGTTGTACTGTAGTTCAGAAAATTGGGGAGATGCTCACAAAGTACTGATGCCCTTTCTTGAAAAAAAGGGTCTAGTTTCTTCTCAGGAAAATCAAAAGCTTGGCGCAACTAGGCCGTTTACACAAACCGATATGGAAAAAGGAATTGCACGGCGCAATACTAGCCTTGCAGGACCTACACTAAACAAGCTTAACATATTTTTGCAAAAGTCGATTTACAAGAAAGATGAAAAAGCAATAAGTGATCTGACAGCCAAAAAGCTGGGTGAAATGAAATACATCCCTATCGCCCATTTCAAGATGAATGAAGATGTTTCCAGCTTTGAGGATTCTTCTGGTCTGGCTGATTCATTTACTGGATATAACGTATCGGCATACATCAATCATGCACGTTTGTTGAGTGGTGAGGACAGACTTTCCAAGAAAGACGTGATCGCCATAGTAGGATGCCTTAATGCGATTTACGACAACGCCAGTAGTGAACGCCACACTCTTAGGGAAATTGCGCACGGGTGTTTCGTTGGAGCTGGCTACACAGTGGAGGATGCTGAAGATTTTTACAATGACGCATGCAAGGCTGCAGCGACGGAGTTTTATGGCGGAAGGGCGATCAATGTACAATCGCAGCTATACAGTAGCTCGGTTGACAAGCCTGATTCGTAA